The Streptomyces sp. ICC1 DNA window GATCCGCGGTGCCGGCGCCCGTCGTCGGCGCACGGCGAGGTGTGACGGAAGTCTGACGGACCCCCGCGACCCCTGGCCGCGGGGGTCCGGCCGGTGGTCGAATCGCCCTGTGACCACAGAACAGGAAGCGGACCCCGGCGGCTCCTTCGATCCCGGCGGTTCCGTCGACCCCTCCGTGGACCCCTTCGTCGACCCCTCCGTGGACCCCTTCGTCGACCCCTCCGTGGACCCCGACGGACGGGGCGCTCCCGTCGGCCGTCGGCTGGTCCTCGGCATGGTCGGGCTCGGAGCCCTCGGCCTGGCCGCGGCGCCCCGGCTCCAGTCCGCGTTCGACGCGGTACTGGGCCGGGCCGCCGCCTCGGACCCCACCGGCCTGACCGGACTGCTGCCCGGCGCCGGCGGGTTCCGCTACTACTCCGTCGCCTCCTCGGTCCCCGAACGGGGCCCGGGGGACTACCGGCTGACCGTCGACGGCCTGGTCGAGCGGCCGGGCTCGTACACCCTCGACGCGCTCCGGGCCCTGCCCCAGACCCGTGTCGTGCGCGACGTGCAGTGCGTGACCGGCTGGCGGGTGCCCGGCACGCCCTTCGAGGGGGTCCCGCTCACCCTGCTCCTGGACGCCGCCGGGGTCCGCCCCGAGGCCCGTGCGATCCGCTTCACCTGCTTCGACGGCACCTACACCGAGAGCCTCACGCTGCCGCAGGCCCGCCGGGACGACGTGATGGTCGCCCTGCGGATGCGGGACGCGCCCCTCGGCCACGCGCACGGCGGCCCGGTCCGCCTCTACGTGGCACCGATGTACTTCTACAAGTCGGCGAAGTGGCTGTCGGGCATCACCCTCACCCAGGACGTCCGCCCCGGCTACTGGGAGGAACTCGGCTACGACGTCGACGCCTGGGTCGGCAGATCGAACGGACGCGACGATGCCCCCACGGTCTGAACACCCCGGCCGCGTCGCGAACCGGCCCGGCCGGCCCGGCCGGGTCGGCCGGTTCACTCCCGCCGAGCGCTGGATCCACCGCTGCACCGCCGCCCTGGCGGGGCTGTGCCTGGCGACCGCGGGCTGCCTCTACCTGCCGCCCCTGGCCGAACTCGTGGGCCGCCGCCACCTCGTGGTCACCCTGCACGAATGGTCCGGACTGCTGATCCCGGCCCCGGCCCTGCTGGGGCTCGCCTCCCGGGCCTTCCGCGCCGATCTGCGTCGGCTGAACCGCTTCGGCCCGCACGACCGGACCTGGCTGCGCTCCGCGCTGCGCCGGGACGCACGCCAGGAGGCCCGCCCGGCGGGCAAGTTCAACGCCGGGCAGAAGCTCTACGCGAGCTGGAGCGCCGGTGCCGCCCTGGTCATGCTCGGCACGGGCCTGCTGATGTGGTTCACCGGGCTGGCCCCGCTGCCCTGGCGGACCGGTGCGACCTTCGTCCACGACTGGCTGGCCCTCGCACTGGCCGCGGCCGTCGCCGGGCACGTCATGAAGGCGCTGGCCGACCCGGAAGCCCGGCGCGGCATGCGCACGGGCTCGGTGGCCGCCGACTGGGCGCGCCGCGAGCACCCGCTGTGGCGGCCGCCGCCCGCGGCGGGGGAGGCCCCCGCTACTCCTGCGGAACCGCCGCGTCCAGGGCGGCGGTGAGCCGCCGCAGGCGCTCCTGCAGGTCCTTGATCTCGCCGAGCTCGAAGCCGGTCGCGACGGCGATGCGCCGGGGCACCTCGACGGCTCGGGCCCGCAGGGCGACCCCCTCGCCGGTGAGTCGCGCGTGCACGGACCGCTCGTCCTCGGCGCTGCGCTCGCGGGAGATCAGTCCGGCCGCCTCCAGCCGCTTGAGCAGCGGGGACAGTGTTCCCGAGTCGAGCCGCAGGTGCCGGCCGAGCTCCTTGACCGGCATCTCCCCGTGCTCCCACAGGACGAGCATCACCAGGTACTGCGGATAGGTCAGCCCGAGGTCCTTCAGGACCACGCGGTAGAGGCCTCCGAAGGCGCGGTTCGCCGCGCCGAGCGCGAAGCAGATCTGGCCGTCGAGGCGCAGGAAGTCCTGGTCGGGGTGGGTGGCGGGGAGCTGCTCGGTCATGGGAGCCAGTGTACTCGGGGGTGTCGTGGCGGCAACTGAATTGTGCACAACTTAATTGTGTGCAATATTGATGGGGCAGGGCCGACGACCGACGGCCCCGCCTCCGCCCTGTGAGAGGAACACCCGAGATGGACGCGATCTACACCGCTGTCGCCACCGCCAACGGCCGCGAAGGCCGCGCCGTCAGCTCCGACGGCCAGATCGACCTCGCGCTGGCCATGCCCCCGGCCCTCGGCGGGAACGGCCTGGGCACCAACCCCGAGCAGCTCTTCGCCGCCGGGTACTCCGCCTGCTTCGCCAGCGCCCTCGGCCTGGTCGGCCGGCAGGCCAAGGTCGACACCAGCGAGGTCTCGGTCACCGCGGAGGTCTCCATCGGCAAGGACGGCGCGGGCTTCGGGCTGGCCGTCGTCCTGCGCGTGGAGCTCCCCGACTCCCTGGCCGGCGAGACCGGCAGCCTGCTGGTCAAGCAGGCCCACGAGGTCTGCCCCTACTCCCGGGCCACCCGCGGCAACATCCCCGTCGAGCTCGTCGTCGAGTAGTAAGGCCCCTTCCCGGTGCCGCCGGAGCGACCGCGCCCACCCTCACCCCGCCGTGCCCGACGCACGAGCGGCGCGGGCGGTGAGCGCGGCCGCTCCGGCGTTCGTCAGGTTCCCGTGCAGGCGCAGCCTGGCGATCCCGCCGTCCGGGTGGACGTCGAGCCGGGTGTGGGTGGCGAGCACCGGCGCCGCGAGCGGCAGCCGGTGCGGGCTGTCGGGCTGCAGCCGGGTGGGCGGGACGACCTGCGTCCAGCCGCCGTCCGCGCCGTCCTTGCCGTCCTCGCCGTCCCTGACGGACAGTGACACCCAACCGGCCGCGTTCCCCTTCAGGTTGGCCGTGTCCACCTCCACCGCGCGGATCTCGCACTGCCCGGCCAGCCGGTACGCGATCCAGTCGTTGCCCTTGTCGCGGCGCCGGCGCGTCTCCCAGCCGTCGTCCTGCTTCTGGGACAGCCCCGGCATGACGGTGTTCCCGGGCGAGGAGTAGAAGCCGTCCGAGGCGTGCTCCACGACGCCGCCGTTGACGACGCAGGCCACGTCCACCGTGCCGAGCAGGGCCAGCCACACGGGATCGGGCAGCACTTCGCCGTGGACCCGCAGGCGCGCGATGCCGCCGTCGGGATGCTGGTTGATCCGCAGGTGCGTCCAGCGGCGCCCGGAGCCGACGGCGATGCCGTTGGCGGCGTGGCCGCGCACCGCCGTGCGCGGCACGATCTCCTCCCAGGCGTCCGCCCGTTCGAGGAGCTCGGCGACCGAGGGCGTCCCTTCGAAAGCTGCGGCCCACACGCTCACCTGCTGCGGAAAGTTCCCGCGGAAGTGCGCGGTGTCGACGACGATCCCGCGGATGATGCCCGGTGCGCCGAGGCGGATCAGTGCCCAGTCGTGGTCGGAGTCCGCCGGGAACGGCTCGTCCGCGCCCGCCCCGCGTCGGCGTCGGGTCTCCCAACCGTCCATGACCTTGCCCTTGTTCCCGTAGTCGTGGACGTCGAAGACGGCCGGCGCGCGGAGCAGGAGGTTCTCGCGCTCCGCGAAGAACTCGTCGTTGGCGGCGACGACTCCCGCGCCGAGCCGGCGGTCGGCGAGATCGGTGAGGTGGGAGAAGGGGAAGACGGCTCCCCGGTAGTCGGCGTACGGGTCGCCCGAGACGTAGGGGGCGGCATGGGTTCCGGTGGTCGTGGGGCGCATGTGCGAAGACCTTCTTCCTTGGTTCGTAAGGGAGTTGGGGTGCTTGGTGCTGTGCCTCGACTCTCGCCCCTCCTAACTGCCCAGGTCCATCGAATGTTTTCGAACCTTCCTTTCAGTAGCACTGAAAGGTGCAGGTCGGGCGACCCGCCCGGAGCGTCCCCCCGGCGCCACCTCGGGCCCCGGATCGACCTTCGCGGAGATCTCCACCCCCGCGGACTGCGGTACCGGACTCATCTCCGGCGGCGGGATCAACCAGGCCATCGGCACCGGCACGGTGTCGAACGGCAAGCACGTCAACGGCACCGCGCCGCGCCCCGACGGCAGTACGGAGTACACCGGTTCGACCGGTGTCGTCGGCACCGACGTGACTCACTGGCTCGGCCTCTGCGGCAGCGGGGGCGCGGTGGACGCCGCGTTCTCCACCACCCCGTACGCCATCTGCTTCACGAGCAGCCTGATCAACCACACCCAGGTGGTGATGAACAAGGTCTCCGGCCCCGGCCCGGCCTCCACGGTCGGCCTCGTCACCGCCACCTGCCCGGCCGGCACCCGCCTCCTCGGGGGCGGCGCCCGCACCACGCCCGCGGAGGTCGGCAGCCCCAAGCCGATCGCCTCCTTCCCCACCTTCCGCACCTTCACCAACGCCGGCCACGACTACGGGCAGAAGGCGGCCGCGGACGGGGAGACCAACCCGGACTCCTGGACCGCGGTCGGCTGGAACGGCGGCACCGGCAACGGCGGCCCCCTGCTGCGCGGCGGCGACGGCGGCGGACCGACCGGCGGGAACGGCGGCCAAGGCGGCGGACCCGAGGGCTCCGGCGCCGACGGCGCCGGCGGTACCCAGACGGCGCCCGGCCCCGGGATCCGCACCTCCCCGCTCGGCGGGCCGGGAGGCAACGCGAGCGCATCGACGAGAACACCAGCCTGCCCAACCCGGGCAGCGGCGGCACCGGGGGCAACGGCGCCCACGGCGGCAACGGTGGCGGAGGCGGTGGCTGGTTCGGCGGTGGCGGCGGCTCCGGCGGCGGCAACCCCGGCAACCTCTACGGCGCGGGCGGTGGCGGCGGCAGCGGCCACGCGGCCCCGGCCGAGGCCGGAGTCTCCGCGGCCTCCCTGCCGGCCAGCGTCCAGCGCGGCGAAGGCAAGGCCGTCCTCTCCTTCCGGCACGGGACGTCGACCGCGCTCACCGCGGACACCACCACACCGCTGTTCGGTCACGCCGTCGCCCTGACCGCGACCGTGGACTCCGCCGACCCCCTCGCCGGCACCCCGGCGGGCAGCGTCACCTTCACAGACGGGAACCCCCCCGCTCGCGACCGTGCCGCTCGACGCAGGACGGGCCCGTCTCACCACGAGCGCCCTGCGCCCCGGGGCCCATCGGATCAGCGCCTCGTACACCCCGGACGCCGGACGCGAGGCCAGTGCCACGGGCCAACCGACCGGTGTCACCGTCGGGTTCAGCGCGCCCTGCATCACGACGGCGGCCCGGGGGCCGCTGACCGTGGCCGCCGGACAGTCGCTCTGCATCGCGGCCGGCGGCAGCCGGACCGGCCCGGTCACCGTCCGGCCGGGCGGCGCCCTGTCCGTGTCCGGCGGGCGCCTCACCGGCCCGGTGTCCTCGGACGGGGCCCTCGCCCTTTCCCTCTGCGGATCGACGCTGACCGGCCCGCTCACCGTCCGCGGCACCACCGGCTCCGTGCTGATCGGCTCGGATCCCGCCGAGGGCCCGGGGTCGCCGGACTGCGCGGGCGACACCCTCACCGGTCCGGTCTCCCTGGAAGCCAACACCGGAGGCATCGGCTTCTCGGCGAACCGGGTCAGCGGCCCGCTGCGCTGCGAGGCCGACGACCCGGCGCCGCGCGTCAGCGGCACCACCGTGACCGGACCCCGGTCCGGCCAGTGCCGGTGACGGCCGAAGCCCCGTAGCGCGGGGCGGCGGGGCGGGGAGGCGTCCGAGACGCCTCCCCGCCCCCTCCCGCGTCAGAACGTACGGTCCAGCAGGGCGAACAGCTCCGCCCAGTGCCGCTCGTCGCCGGCCGCGTCGTAGGTGGACGTGTCGGCCAGGGTGAAGCCGTGCGGAGCACCCTCGTACACCTCGGCGCGGTGGCGGACCCCGGCCTCGGTGAGGGCCTTCTCCAGCAGGTCGATCTGCTCGGCCGGCAGCGAGGGGTCCTGGTCCGCGTGGCCGAAGTACAGCTCGGCCGTCACCGCGGACGCGAGCAGGTGCGGGCTGTCCGCCGCGCCGGTGGCCAGGAGGCCGCCGTGGAAGCCGGCCGCCGCCGCCACCCGCCGCGGATACGTGCCCGCCGTGAGCAGGGCCAGCCGAGCCCCCAGGCAGTACCCCGTGATCCCCACCGGCCCGGCGGCCGCGCCCGGGAAGTCCGCGAGCCAGTCCAGGTACGCCCCGGCGTCGCGCATGGCGAGCTCGGGCGTCAGCGAGTCGAGCGCCGGGCCGACCCGCTCGAAGAGCTCCGGCTGCCGGCGGAAGTCGACGAACTCGGGGAGTTCGAAGACCGGCGTCCGCCCGTGGCGGTAGAAGAGGTTGGGCAGCAGTACGACGTAGCCGGCCGCGGCGATCCGGTCCGCCATCGACTTGATGTGCGGACGCACCCCCAGGGCGTTCATGTACAGCAGTATCCCCGGATACGTGCCGTCGCCTTCGGGCCGGGCCAAGTAGGCATCGGCGGTGCCGTCCTGAGTGGCGATCTCCACGGATGTCCGGACTACCTCGCGCGCGGTGGTCATGGCCGTCCCCCTTCTCGTATGGCGGAGCCGCAGACTACCGTGATCGCCGGGTCGTCCCAGAGTGTCCTGAAACCGCCCTCACCCGGTCCCGACCGCCGTTCTACTGTGGTCCGATGCCAGTAGTGGACATCAGTGCCAGCGCCGAGGACTTCAACGCCGACCCGTATCCCTACTACGCGAGACTGCGCGAAGCCGGACCCGTCCACCAGGTCATCGTCACGGCCGACGAGTACGAGCCGAGCTGGCTCGTCGTCGGCCACGACGAGGCGCGCCAGGCGCTCAACCACCCCGCCCTGTCGAAGGACTGGCGCAGTTCGGGGCACTTCCCGGACGCCCTCGTCACCGCCGTGAACGCCAACATGCTGGAATCCGACCCGCCGCACCACACGCGGCTGCGCCGACTGGTCGCACGGGAGTTCACCGCCCGACGCATGGAGGGCATGCGCACCCGCGTCCAGCAGATCACCGACGGGCTGCTCGACGGGATGGCCGCCCGGCCCGAGCGCACCGCCGACCTGATCGACGCGTTCGCGTTCCCCCTGCCGATGACCGTGATCTGCGAACTGCTCGGCGTCCCGGACCTGGACCGCGAACGCTTCCGCCACTGGTCCAACGCGGTCGTCTCACCCGCCCCCGGCACCCCGGACAACACCGCGCACCGACAGCTCGGCGGCTACCTCACGGAGCTCATCGAGGCCAAGGCCAAGGACCCCGGCGAGGACCTGCTGAGCGCGCTGATCCGGACCCGCGACGAGGACGGCGACTCGCTCTCCTCCGACGAAGTGGTCGGAATGGCCTTCCTGCTGCTGGTGGCGGGCCACGAGACCACCGTCAACCTGATAGCCAACGGCGTACGGGCCCTGCTCGCCCACCCGGAGCAACTGGCGGCGCTGCGCGGCGACTTCGACGGGCTGCTCGACGGGGCGGTCGAGGAGATGCTCCGCTACGACGGCCCCGTGCAGCACTCCACCTACCGCTACGCCCGCGAGGCCCTGGACCTGGGCGACACCACCATCCCCGCCGGGGCGACCGTCCTGGTCTCCCTGGCCGGCGCCGACCGCGACCCCGCGCGCTTCGCGGAGCCCGACACCTTCGACATCAGGCGCACCCCGCAGGGCCACCTGGCCTTCGGTCACGGCCTGCACTTCTGCATCGGAGCCCCGCTGGCCCGCATGGAGGGCCGCACGGCGATCCGCTCCCTGCTCGAACGCTTCCCCGCCCTGTCCGAAGCCCCGACGGCGGGCCCGCCGCCCTGGCTGCGGGGAAGCCTGATGCGCGGCGTGAGCCGCCTCCCGCTGCGCTGGTAGCCGGGCCCGCCCGTCCGCCCCGTCCGCCCGTACGAGTATCAGAGCGCCTTGATGCGGGCCTTGAGCAGGCAGAACTCATTGCCCTCGGGGTCGGCCAGGACATGCCACTGCTCGTCCCCGGACTGGCCGATGTCGGCCCGCCGGGCGCCGAGCTTCAGGAGGCGTTCGAGCTCGGCGTCCTGGTCGCGGTCGGTGGGGTTGACGTCGATGTGCAGCCGGGACTTGCCCGGCTCCGGCTCGTCCCGGACGCTGAAGAAGATCGTGGGCTGCGGACCGCCGAAACCTTCCTCCGTCCCGATCTCCACGCAGCCCTCCTCGCGGCCGACCACGACGAAGCCCAGGACCTCGCACCAGAACTGCGCCAGCAGTTCGGGGTCGCGGCAACCGAACACGAGCTCACCGATGCGACATGCCATGAAGAAACCTGCTCTCAGTCGGCGGACCGCCGGGGCCGCGCGCGCGGCTCACGAGCTCCCGGCAGCGAAAACAACTCCGCGACCGTATCGGACGGGGCAGGCAGGAGAAAGATCTTTTCCGAGACGGCCCAGCCTCGATCCCATGGACACCACCTCGGACCGCGTCCCCGCGGGCGGAGACCCGGCCTGCCATCTCCACCTGCTGTGCCCCGTCTGCGGGGCGGTCGCCTCGGAGCGGCTCGCGCCCTGCTGTATCCGGTACGCCGGGCCGGTCCGCCATCCACGGCTCGGGGTGCTGCGGGCGGACGCGGAGGGCCGGCTGGTCGGCGGGATCGACATCGATCCCGCGGTCCGGTCGGCCGCCGCCGACGGGGACGGGCACTGCGAGGTGACGATCGCCCCCGGCGCGTCCGGGGCCGAGCCGGGCGACCTCGACGGCGCGGCGGCGCACGTCCGCCGGGTCCTCGATGTCCTAGAGGCCCTCAAGGACTTCGCCCTCGCGCACGCGCCCGCGGACTGGCGCCGCTCCTGCGAAGCGGCGGGGGAACCCCTCCTGCGGGAGCGGCTGTTCCTCGGCGGGCTCGACGTGCTTTCGCCGGAGGCCATCGACGTCGCCTTCGCCTGCGGGGGCCTCGGCACGCTGCTCGTCCGAGTGGACGGCTCCGGCCGCGGCCGGGAGGTTCGGCCGGTGCCGTGAGCGCGCGGTGTCCGCCTCAGTCGGCGGCGCCCCGCGCGAGGAGGCGTACGGCCCTGGCCAGGCGGGTCCGGCGGACCTCCGGGGTGAGGGCCTGGAGCAGGGGGAGGACGACGAGGTAGCGCCCGGTCCGGTCGAGGGCCTCGAAGGCCTCGCGGGCCGCCGGCTCCGCCGCCAGCGCCTCGGTGACGTCGGGCGGCACCTCCGCCGTCCGCTGCGAGGCGTAGGCGACCGCCCAGCGGCCGTCCTCCTGCGCCTTGCGCACCTCGGCGAGGCCCGGCTCCCGCATGCGGCCCATGGCCGTCAGCTCCGCGACCTTGTCCACATTGACCTGCGACCACAGGCTCCGGGGCCTGCGCGGCACGTACTTCTGCAGGTAGTACCGCTCGTCCAGGGACCGGCGCTGCCCGGAGATCCAGCCGTAGCAGAGCCCGATGTCGACCAGTTCGTCCGAGGAGACCGACGCGATCCCCGACGCCTTCTTCGCCAGCCTGACCCACACGCCCTCGTGCAGGGTGTGGTGCCCGGCCAGCCAGTCCTCGAAGGCCGCGGCATCCGCGAAGGGGATCACCTGTACGCCGTCCAGCTCGTCCAGCTCGTCCATGCGGCCAGACTAAGCGGCCTCGGGGACCGGGAGGGCCCCGCGGGTACGGGATAATGATCGACGGTGCGGGCCCGGTTCGCGCCGCAGGACCGGAACGACCCGAGATGGAGCCACCGATGGACGTACGCCACTTCGAGCGGATCACCGCCTTCATCGAGGCGCGGCTCACCCCGCTCTTCGCCGAGGAGACGGGCAGCGACAGCGGCTTCGCCATGGACGACACCTCCCGCGCCCTGCGCGCGCTGCGCAACGCGGCGCTGGAGGCCTCCGTCGCCAAGGGGCTCATCGGGCAGCGGGCGACCGCGGAGCCGGCGGTCCGCCGGGTCATCGACCAGGCGGTCGAGCACCACTGGGACGTGCTGCGCGGCATCGCCCGCCAGTGGGAGGACCACGCCGACTTCGCGCGCGAGTTCAAGCGCCACGCCTGGGAGCTGGACGAGGCTCCCGCCGCGGCCGCCGCCGCAGCCTCGTAACGCCCCTTCGGTCTACGCCGTGTTCGTGGGCGCGCCCGGGAAGCCGTCCGCAGGCAGTCGGCGGCGGGTCCGGCGGGGGCCCGGCGCAGGCCGGGCCGGGCGGCCTACCGCAGGTCCATGCCCGGGTCGTCGATGACGCGCTCCTGCTCGCTCTGCTCCTGCAGGCGGCGGGCCTTGTCCCGCAGCCGCCGGCTCTCCTCCGGGTCGGCCGACCGCGCGGCGGCCTCGTTCAGTTCCTGGGCCTTGTCGCGCAGCTGCCGGGACCGGCCGTGGGATTCGCCTGCACTCATGATCACTCCTGGGCGCCGTGGGGGGAGGGCGAGCGCAATCCAGCGAACCAGCCGGACGCCGTGCGCGCATCTCGAGCCGTCACCCACGGTGAGCGGCCTCGCAGCCGGACTTCGCCGCCGCACTCGCCGCCAGTACGCGGGATACCTCGGCGCCTTGCGCCGCACGCGGGAGGCGGCCCACCCGGTGAGGACGATCAGGACGGTCGAACCGAACAGCAGGGGGACGAACCGCTCCGCCACCGGGGTCCGCAGTACGACGACGACGGCCGTGGCGCAGGCGGGCGAATGCGGGGTCCGCGCGAGCATGACCAGCGCCAGCGTGACCCGGCGGCCACGGCGGCGGGCCCATGCGCTGCTCCCGGCGACGGCCGGCACCCCGTAGCCCACGGCGGCTCCCAGCATGTGGCCGATGACGACCCCGCGGGGCTGCGCCAGCGGCAGCGTGGGGGCGCTGTGCACCAGGGCGGCGCCGGCGGCCAGGGGCGGTATGAGGATCGGCTCGTGGAGCAGGGCAGGGGCAGGGGCGGGTCAGGGCGGGCTGGAGCTGGGGCGGTCAGGCCGCAGCGGCGGTCCGGAGCGCGGCTTCCGCGGCGAAGCCAGGGGGGCCTCGGGCCAGGTCATCGCGTCCTCGCTGCTCTTCCAGCTCGGCTTCACCCGGCCCATCCACTCGGCCAGACGGCACAGGTGGTCCAGGTTTGCGCCGGCGGCCAGGAGCTCAGTGGCCTCGGCGCCGATGGTGGCCGCGCGCTTGGGCAGGTAGCTTGCCCGTCAGTTCGCCCTTCGCCGCCGCCACGGCGGTGTCCCACGCCTTCTTCACGCCCGGGCTGTTCTCGTAGTCCAGCTCGCCCTTGGTGTTCGCGTACTGCACGGGCTGGCTGGAGATCACCGCGTTGAACAGGCCGCTGGCGGAGTCGTGGAAGGCGGTCCCGGCCGGGGCGTTCTTCTTGTACGCCTCGCCGGTCTCGATGAACTTCGCCCAGTCGCCCGCCCAGAGCCCCGCGACCTCGGTGCGGTCCGTCGGGAGCTTGGCCTGGGCGAAGAGGTCCTTGTTGTAGCAGATGGCCATCGGGCCGATGTCCGTGCCGAGGCCGATGACCTTGCCGTCGCCCGTGGTGGCCTGCTTGACCTTCCAGTCGAGGAACGCGCCGAGGTCGGCGCCGCCCGTCGTGCCGAGGTCGGTCCACTTGTCCGCCATGGCGGGACCGGTCGCCTCCGCGATGTAGCCCACCTCCAGGGCCTGGATGTCCGCGAGCCCGCTGTCGCGCGAGAGCCGCAGCTTGAGCGTGTCCCAGTACTTCTGGCCGTCCGCGACGTTCGACTCTTCGATCTTGATGTTCGGGTGGGTCTTCTCGTACTCGGCGTAGAGCTTGGCCCCGGTCGCGTCGTCGTAGCCGAAGGAACCGAAGGTGCCGATCCGCAGCGTGATCTGCTCGCCGCCCGCCGCGCCGCCGTCCGCGGCGCCGCTGTCGCCGTCGCTGCCGCAGCCGGTGAGCAGGGCGGTGCCGGTCGCCACGACGGCGACCGCCGCGATCACGGTTCGGCGTCCCTGTCCGGGTCCGCGTCCGCCTCCGTGTCTGCTGCTGGAAGTGCGCATGCCACTCTCCTCGTCCAAGGTGGTGCTCTTTGTGTGACAGGCGATCCAGCGGGCTGTTCGCGGCTCGGCGAGGGCCCGCCAGGACCCGATGTGAAGGTTGTTCTCGACCACAAGAGTGGGAGCGCTCCCACGTCGTTGCCGGAAGGTTGCTGCTTGGTGGGGGTGAGTGTCAAGAGAGGAACGTGAATTCCTCGCGCGGAGGGATGGGGCGTACGCCGGGCCCCTGCCGCGCCCCGCCCCGTCGGGCGGTGATCGCGGTCGTGGCGTCGCGAGGTGATCAGAGGTAGCGTGGGAGCGCTCCCACTTCCTCGGTCGGCGTAACGTGTTCCGCGGAGGACGGGGGCGGGATCCACCGTCCTACCTGATCAGCCGACCGGGCCGGCTCGTACGGGCTCGTCCCGGCGGGTACCGGCGCGGAGCGCGATGTCGCACGAGGGGAGTTCGAGAGTCGTGAGCGGACGGCAGAACGGCAGGCCCACCCTGGAAGAGGTCGCGGCCCTGGCCGGCGTCGGCCGGGGCACGGTCTCCCGGGTCATCAACGGCTCGCCACGGGTGAGCGAGCAGGCCAAGGAAGCCGTCGCGCGTGCCGTAGCCGAGCTCGGCTACGTACCCAACCAGGCGGCCAGGGCGCTGGCCGGCAGCCGGACCGACGCGGTCGCCCTCGTCATCCCGGAGACCGAGGCCCGGCTCTTCTCGGAGCCCTACTTCCTCGACCTGATCCGAGGGGTCAGCGCCGAGCTCGCCGAAGCCGACAAGCAGCTGCTGCTCACCCTGGTCCGGACCGAGGCGGAGCGGCAGCGCTTCGAACACTATCTGGCCGCCCAGCGGGTCGACGGCGTACTGCTGGCGTCCGTCCACGGGGACGACCCGCTGCCCGACCGGATCGCCGAGCTGGGCCTGCCGGTCGTCATGAACGGCCGGCGCTCCGAGGCCGAGCCCGTCGACTACGTGGACTCCGACAACATCGGCGCGGGCCGGGCGGCCGTCGCCCACCTCGTGGGGCGGGGCAGGGGCAGGATCGCGACCATCAGCGGGCCGCTCGACATGTACGTGGCCCGGGCGCGCCTGGGCGGCTACCGCGCGGGGCTCGCCGAGGCGGGCATCGCGCCGGACGAGTCGCTCGTGGCGACCGGGGACTTCACCGAGGAGGGCGGCCGGCTGGCGATGCGCGAGCTGCTGGAGCGCGCCCCCGGCCTGGACGCGGTCTTCGC harbors:
- a CDS encoding molybdopterin-dependent oxidoreductase, which translates into the protein MVGLGALGLAAAPRLQSAFDAVLGRAAASDPTGLTGLLPGAGGFRYYSVASSVPERGPGDYRLTVDGLVERPGSYTLDALRALPQTRVVRDVQCVTGWRVPGTPFEGVPLTLLLDAAGVRPEARAIRFTCFDGTYTESLTLPQARRDDVMVALRMRDAPLGHAHGGPVRLYVAPMYFYKSAKWLSGITLTQDVRPGYWEELGYDVDAWVGRSNGRDDAPTV
- a CDS encoding cytochrome b/b6 domain-containing protein — encoded protein: MPPRSEHPGRVANRPGRPGRVGRFTPAERWIHRCTAALAGLCLATAGCLYLPPLAELVGRRHLVVTLHEWSGLLIPAPALLGLASRAFRADLRRLNRFGPHDRTWLRSALRRDARQEARPAGKFNAGQKLYASWSAGAALVMLGTGLLMWFTGLAPLPWRTGATFVHDWLALALAAAVAGHVMKALADPEARRGMRTGSVAADWARREHPLWRPPPAAGEAPATPAEPPRPGRR
- a CDS encoding MarR family transcriptional regulator, coding for MTEQLPATHPDQDFLRLDGQICFALGAANRAFGGLYRVVLKDLGLTYPQYLVMLVLWEHGEMPVKELGRHLRLDSGTLSPLLKRLEAAGLISRERSAEDERSVHARLTGEGVALRARAVEVPRRIAVATGFELGEIKDLQERLRRLTAALDAAVPQE
- a CDS encoding organic hydroperoxide resistance protein, whose amino-acid sequence is MDAIYTAVATANGREGRAVSSDGQIDLALAMPPALGGNGLGTNPEQLFAAGYSACFASALGLVGRQAKVDTSEVSVTAEVSIGKDGAGFGLAVVLRVELPDSLAGETGSLLVKQAHEVCPYSRATRGNIPVELVVE
- the alc gene encoding allantoicase, with the protein product MRPTTTGTHAAPYVSGDPYADYRGAVFPFSHLTDLADRRLGAGVVAANDEFFAERENLLLRAPAVFDVHDYGNKGKVMDGWETRRRRGAGADEPFPADSDHDWALIRLGAPGIIRGIVVDTAHFRGNFPQQVSVWAAAFEGTPSVAELLERADAWEEIVPRTAVRGHAANGIAVGSGRRWTHLRINQHPDGGIARLRVHGEVLPDPVWLALLGTVDVACVVNGGVVEHASDGFYSSPGNTVMPGLSQKQDDGWETRRRRDKGNDWIAYRLAGQCEIRAVEVDTANLKGNAAGWVSLSVRDGEDGKDGADGGWTQVVPPTRLQPDSPHRLPLAAPVLATHTRLDVHPDGGIARLRLHGNLTNAGAAALTARAARASGTAG
- a CDS encoding dienelactone hydrolase family protein; the protein is MTTAREVVRTSVEIATQDGTADAYLARPEGDGTYPGILLYMNALGVRPHIKSMADRIAAAGYVVLLPNLFYRHGRTPVFELPEFVDFRRQPELFERVGPALDSLTPELAMRDAGAYLDWLADFPGAAAGPVGITGYCLGARLALLTAGTYPRRVAAAAGFHGGLLATGAADSPHLLASAVTAELYFGHADQDPSLPAEQIDLLEKALTEAGVRHRAEVYEGAPHGFTLADTSTYDAAGDERHWAELFALLDRTF
- a CDS encoding cytochrome P450; amino-acid sequence: MPVVDISASAEDFNADPYPYYARLREAGPVHQVIVTADEYEPSWLVVGHDEARQALNHPALSKDWRSSGHFPDALVTAVNANMLESDPPHHTRLRRLVAREFTARRMEGMRTRVQQITDGLLDGMAARPERTADLIDAFAFPLPMTVICELLGVPDLDRERFRHWSNAVVSPAPGTPDNTAHRQLGGYLTELIEAKAKDPGEDLLSALIRTRDEDGDSLSSDEVVGMAFLLLVAGHETTVNLIANGVRALLAHPEQLAALRGDFDGLLDGAVEEMLRYDGPVQHSTYRYAREALDLGDTTIPAGATVLVSLAGADRDPARFAEPDTFDIRRTPQGHLAFGHGLHFCIGAPLARMEGRTAIRSLLERFPALSEAPTAGPPPWLRGSLMRGVSRLPLRW
- a CDS encoding VOC family protein — encoded protein: MACRIGELVFGCRDPELLAQFWCEVLGFVVVGREEGCVEIGTEEGFGGPQPTIFFSVRDEPEPGKSRLHIDVNPTDRDQDAELERLLKLGARRADIGQSGDEQWHVLADPEGNEFCLLKARIKAL
- a CDS encoding YdeI/OmpD-associated family protein, encoding MDELDELDGVQVIPFADAAAFEDWLAGHHTLHEGVWVRLAKKASGIASVSSDELVDIGLCYGWISGQRRSLDERYYLQKYVPRRPRSLWSQVNVDKVAELTAMGRMREPGLAEVRKAQEDGRWAVAYASQRTAEVPPDVTEALAAEPAAREAFEALDRTGRYLVVLPLLQALTPEVRRTRLARAVRLLARGAAD
- a CDS encoding DUF6381 family protein, which produces MSAGESHGRSRQLRDKAQELNEAAARSADPEESRRLRDKARRLQEQSEQERVIDDPGMDLR